The genomic stretch CGCTGCTTGGGGTCAAGCCGGGCCGTGTGGTGGGACGCGCCTACAACTTCCTGCTTGAACTGCGCATGGAACACGGCCCGCTGGGCCCGGAGAGGGCTGAAGCCGAGCTGCGGGCCTGGTGGGCGGACCAGCCGGAGTCGCAGGAAACTGGACCCGAAACGGAACCCAGGGCCCCCGAGTCTCCGGCTGCGCCGGGATCCCCGCTTCCGGCGCAGGACACCTCAGACTGACGGGCAGATATTCCCTCACCCCTATATTCTTAGATTGGAATATGAACCATGAGCGCTGACAATGTTGGAACCACACCTGCTGCCGCCGTTCCCGGCGGACCAAAGCTGTGGCTGCTGCGCCACGGCGAAACGGAATGGTCCCGCAGCGGGCAATACACGGGCCTGACGGACATTCCGTTGACCGAGGAAGGGGAAGGGCAGGCGCGGTCGGCACGCAAGGCGCTGGCTGGCGTCGAGCTTGACCTGGTGCTCACTTCGCCACTGCAGCGGGCGCACACGACCGCCATCCTCGCGGGCTACCCGGACGCAGTGGTGGAGCCGAACGCCGTCGAATGGGACTATGGCGACTACGAGGGCATTGACAGCGCCGTGGTCCGGGCGGAAAACCCCGGCTACTTGATCTGGGACAACGGTGTTCCCAACGGTGAGTCCCTGGATTCCGTGGCGGCGCGGGCGGACAGGATCGTGGAGCGTGTCC from Arthrobacter stackebrandtii encodes the following:
- a CDS encoding histidine phosphatase family protein, with translation MSADNVGTTPAAAVPGGPKLWLLRHGETEWSRSGQYTGLTDIPLTEEGEGQARSARKALAGVELDLVLTSPLQRAHTTAILAGYPDAVVEPNAVEWDYGDYEGIDSAVVRAENPGYLIWDNGVPNGESLDSVAARADRIVERVRAVTREDGAQANVLLVAHGHFLRILTARWLGLPAGQGRHFMLGTAKVCTLGWDKKTPAVEQWGL